The following proteins are co-located in the Styela clava chromosome 15, kaStyClav1.hap1.2, whole genome shotgun sequence genome:
- the LOC120334583 gene encoding replication factor C subunit 2-like, whose protein sequence is MADTSNEKPAYELPWIEKYRPTQLSEIVGNETTVGRLEVFSKKGNVPNIIIAGPPGAGKTTSILCLARALLGPLYKDAVLELNASNDRGIDVVRNKIKMFAQKKVTLSQGRHKFIILDEADSMTSGAQQALRRTMEIYSKTTRFALACNQSDKIIEPIQSRCAVLRYTKLTDAQILSRLMEVIEKEKVEYTDDGLEAIIFTSQGDMRQALNNLQSTHQGFGIVNGANVFKVCDEPHPLLIKNMLDKCIVGNLDEAYKIIHHFWSMGYSAEDIITNIFRVTKTHQMAEYLKLEYIKEIGLLHMKIIEGVNSLLQLSALLARLCKVSKPA, encoded by the exons ATGGCGGACACCTCTAATGAAAAGCCAGCTTACGAGCTACCTTG GATTGAGAAATACAGACCAACACAATTATCAGAAATTGTAGGAAATGAAACAACAGTAGGTCGCCTCGAAGTATTTTCTAAGAAAGGAAATGTTCCGAATATAATTATAGCCGGTCCCCCGGGTGCCGGTAAAACAACGAGTATATTATGTTTGGCCAGAGCTCTTCTTGGTCCATTGTACAAGGATGCTGTTTTAGAATTGAATGCTTCAAATGACAG AGGGATTGATGTtgtcagaaataaaataaagatgTTTGCTCAGAAGAAAGTTACCTTGTCTCAAGGAAGACATAAGTTTATAATTCTGGATGAAGCAGATAGTATGACAAGTGGAGCACAACAAGCATTAAGAAG GACAATGGAAATATACAGTAAGACAACAAGATTTGCTTTGGCCTGCAATCAATCTGACAAAATTATTGAGCCTATACAATCAAGATGTGCTGTTCTGAGATATACGAAACTTACAGATGCACAG ATTCTAAGTCGTTTGATGGAAGTCatagaaaaagaaaaagttGAATACACAGATGATGGTTTAGAAGCAATTATATTCACTTCACAAGGAGATATGAGACAG GCTCTCAACAATCTTCAGTCTACACATCAAGGGTTTGGCATTGTCAATGGAGCTAATGTATTTAAAGTTTGTGATGAACCACACCCACTTCTTATAAAAAATATGCTGGATAAGTGTATTGTTGGAAACTTGGATGAG GCGTACAAgattattcatcatttttggTCAATGGGATATTCAGCAGAAGACATTATTACCAACATATTCAGAGTTACGAAAACACATCAAATGGCTGAGTATCTGAAGTTGGAATACATCAAGGAAATAGGATTATTGCATATGAAGATAATCGAAGGAGTTAACTCTCTTTTACAATTGTCTGCGCTTCTTGCTCGCCTATGTAAAGTTTCGAAACCTGCATAA